In Luteimonas viscosa, the following proteins share a genomic window:
- a CDS encoding LysR substrate-binding domain-containing protein, protein MALRSDWLPALAAFESAARHQNFAHAAEELHLTASAVSHHVRKLEARLGVALFQRHARGVSLTAEGRHLADIAGNAIHDIDGAMQDLRSRRDDAHTVRITTLHSFAYTWLIPRLPGFAASHPDIRLRVDTEMSLTRFDDVGPDLGIRHGPGRWPGLNALPLMDESLFPVAAPALAEREDVHTAADILRLPLVADLSHQGWHDWFRANGVHGARIDERFVFSDSTDMLRAASIGLGAALARERIVAPWLGSGQLVRLPGEEMAGRYAYHIVYPAHRRPRPAVRRVIDWLASQPTATALATAPARRRRR, encoded by the coding sequence CACCGCGAGCGCGGTCAGCCACCACGTCCGCAAGCTGGAGGCGCGGCTGGGCGTGGCCCTGTTCCAGCGCCACGCCCGCGGCGTCTCGCTCACCGCCGAGGGCCGGCACCTGGCCGACATCGCCGGCAACGCGATCCACGACATCGACGGCGCGATGCAGGACCTGCGCAGCCGCCGCGACGACGCGCACACGGTGCGCATCACCACCCTGCATTCGTTCGCGTACACCTGGCTGATCCCGCGGCTGCCGGGATTCGCCGCGTCGCATCCGGACATCCGCCTGCGGGTGGACACGGAGATGTCGCTCACCCGGTTCGACGATGTCGGGCCCGACCTCGGCATCCGCCATGGTCCGGGGCGCTGGCCCGGGCTCAACGCGCTGCCGCTGATGGACGAATCGCTGTTCCCGGTCGCGGCGCCGGCCCTGGCCGAGCGCGAAGACGTGCATACCGCCGCCGACATCCTGCGCCTGCCGCTGGTGGCCGACCTCTCGCACCAGGGCTGGCACGACTGGTTCCGCGCCAACGGCGTGCACGGCGCCCGCATCGACGAGCGCTTCGTGTTCAGCGACAGCACCGACATGCTGCGCGCGGCATCGATCGGACTGGGCGCCGCGCTGGCGCGCGAGCGCATCGTCGCGCCGTGGCTCGGCAGCGGGCAGCTGGTACGCCTGCCGGGGGAGGAGATGGCGGGACGCTACGCCTACCACATCGTCTATCCGGCCCACCGCCGTCCGCGGCCGGCGGTGCGGCGGGTGATCGACTGGCTGGCTTCGCAGCCGACCGCGACCGCGCTCGCCACCGCACCTGCCCGCAGGCGCCGCCGCTGA